The Paenibacillus sp. MBLB1832 genome has a window encoding:
- the yunB gene encoding sporulation protein YunB — MLQRRRWRSRPTVKKSRKKAIWVGLLIFVLFCIQFFIYFERNLRLPLMNLAKVRIKQIATQAINSAIADHVAKGTNAAQLMDWKMDNNNKITGFVINYNEHMRITSEAINTVQGELNNLESISEHIPVGQALNSAILASFGPDIPIKLLPVGSVKVDLNTRSQNVGINMVMFEVYVHIIAEVSVIIPFDSETEIVETEIPISYSLVVGDVPTYYYDNKGNPVGSTNGSTPPTITLPTTPSSGATHTTPKK, encoded by the coding sequence ATGCTGCAGAGGCGACGATGGCGAAGCAGACCAACTGTGAAAAAAAGCCGTAAAAAAGCCATTTGGGTCGGTTTACTCATCTTTGTCCTGTTTTGTATACAGTTTTTTATTTATTTTGAACGTAATTTAAGGCTTCCCTTAATGAATTTGGCTAAAGTTCGGATTAAACAGATTGCAACGCAAGCGATTAATAGTGCTATTGCGGATCATGTCGCGAAGGGAACGAATGCCGCGCAATTAATGGATTGGAAAATGGATAACAACAATAAGATTACGGGGTTTGTAATCAATTACAATGAACATATGCGAATTACATCAGAAGCGATTAATACGGTCCAAGGTGAGCTGAATAATTTGGAAAGTATATCGGAGCATATTCCTGTGGGGCAGGCGTTAAATAGTGCTATTTTGGCATCGTTTGGACCAGATATTCCCATTAAATTGCTGCCAGTCGGCAGTGTGAAGGTTGATTTGAATACACGTTCCCAAAATGTGGGGATCAATATGGTGATGTTCGAAGTGTATGTACATATTATCGCGGAGGTCTCCGTTATTATTCCTTTTGACTCGGAGACAGAAATTGTTGAAACGGAGATTCCCATTTCTTACTCGCTTGTGGTAGGAGATGTCCCAACATATTATTATGATAATAAGGGGAATCCAGTGGGAAGTACGAACGGATCAACGCCGCCAACGATTACGTTGCCTACGACTCCGAGTTCTGGGGCCACGCATACCACTCCAAAAAAATAA
- a CDS encoding M23 family metallopeptidase encodes MQHKALWSKVLLLSLLLSTISSTSFSQLADSQTIVPDQLAPSKSPERKHTQAERKELFEKISLLSGIPWSYLAAVDQYEKTMNIVKKRKALTEMTNIYFTESIWTGLLNPSQQDTNPTSISFFHGLGRDGSGDAIADPTNDLDVLAAMAAILSKNGTKVDNLQINLWNYYQNPRSVERIRQFAAIYESLGTLEANDHAFPLPISADYSYRSTWGDSRGWGGHRTHEGTDLFANYGVPVRSTCYGIVEIKGWNPYGGWRIGIRDLNNIYHYYAHLSGFQKSIKINDIVKPGQTLGWVGSSGYGKPGTSGKFPPHLHFGLYRDNGKNEWSYDPYPSLRKWEREDRNKKK; translated from the coding sequence ATGCAACACAAAGCATTGTGGTCAAAAGTTCTACTCCTTAGCCTTCTCCTATCAACGATATCGAGTACCTCGTTCTCACAACTTGCTGATTCTCAAACCATTGTTCCTGACCAACTGGCTCCTTCAAAATCTCCCGAGAGAAAACACACGCAAGCGGAGCGGAAGGAGCTTTTTGAAAAAATAAGCCTGTTATCTGGCATCCCTTGGTCCTATTTAGCCGCCGTAGATCAATATGAAAAAACAATGAACATCGTTAAAAAAAGAAAAGCTCTTACTGAAATGACGAATATCTACTTTACAGAGTCAATTTGGACTGGATTATTGAACCCAAGTCAACAGGATACGAATCCAACAAGTATCTCCTTCTTTCATGGATTAGGCCGGGATGGATCGGGAGATGCGATTGCTGATCCTACCAATGACTTGGACGTCCTTGCCGCGATGGCTGCCATTCTTTCCAAGAACGGAACAAAAGTAGATAATCTTCAAATTAATCTCTGGAATTATTATCAAAATCCACGCAGCGTTGAACGCATCCGTCAATTTGCAGCTATCTATGAGTCATTAGGCACACTTGAAGCAAATGATCATGCCTTTCCACTGCCCATTTCAGCCGATTACTCTTATCGCAGTACGTGGGGTGACAGCCGCGGCTGGGGAGGGCATCGCACTCATGAGGGAACAGATCTATTTGCTAATTATGGTGTACCCGTCAGGAGCACATGCTATGGGATCGTCGAAATAAAAGGATGGAACCCCTATGGAGGCTGGCGAATCGGCATTCGAGATTTAAACAATATTTATCATTATTACGCACACTTGTCAGGCTTCCAAAAAAGCATCAAAATCAATGACATCGTTAAACCTGGTCAAACCCTAGGTTGGGTTGGCAGCTCTGGCTATGGGAAGCCAGGTACATCAGGTAAATTCCCCCCTCATCTGCACTTTGGCCTCTATCGTGATAATGGAAAAAACGAGTGGAGCTACGATCCCTATCCGTCCTTACGGAAGTGGGAGCGTGAAGATCGTAACAAGAAAAAATAA
- the larC gene encoding nickel pincer cofactor biosynthesis protein LarC2 → MAFNHRDEHVDDHMLIVQANLDDMNPEWMSYLMDQLFDVGANDVYVVPIIMKRGRPGLMLNVLIDEELIAQVEEIIFRESTTLGIRYLHASCHRLAREFERVDTPWGLLTVKVGYHNGKLVQFAPEFKECEQVAKSHHIPLKMVYEEVRMRFNQQMQKNAQPE, encoded by the coding sequence GTGGCATTTAATCACAGAGATGAGCATGTGGATGATCATATGTTAATAGTTCAAGCGAATTTGGATGATATGAATCCAGAATGGATGTCCTATCTGATGGATCAGCTGTTTGACGTTGGTGCAAATGATGTTTATGTTGTACCGATTATTATGAAGCGCGGACGACCTGGACTCATGCTGAATGTTCTAATCGATGAGGAACTTATAGCTCAAGTGGAAGAGATTATTTTTAGAGAATCCACAACGTTAGGTATCCGGTATTTACATGCTTCGTGTCATCGATTAGCGCGAGAGTTTGAGCGTGTGGATACACCTTGGGGACTTCTAACTGTTAAAGTCGGTTATCACAATGGAAAATTAGTTCAGTTTGCTCCGGAATTTAAAGAATGTGAACAAGTGGCTAAATCACATCACATTCCTTTGAAAATGGTGTATGAAGAAGTTAGAATGAGGTTTAATCAGCAGATGCAAAAAAACGCTCAACCCGAGTAG